From Paraglaciecola sp. L1A13:
TGTCTCTTTACGCGAACGGTCCCCTTTATACATAGCGCCAATTTGTGAAACCGTTACATGAGACTCATCGATAAACAGTAAGCCATCTGAGGGAAAGTAATCAATTAGCGTCGGAGGCGGATCACCAGGTGTTCTACCCGATAAATAACGGGAATAGTTTTCGATACCCGAGCAATATCCTAATTCTTGCATCATTTCCATATCAAATTGACAACGCTGACTGAGTCGCTGCTCTTCAACCAATTTATTAACAGACAACAATTGCGCTTTTCGTTCTTTCAGTTCGACTTTTATATGTTCAATAGCATCGACAATCTTTTCCCGTGGCGTCACGTAGTGGGTTTTTGGAAAGATAGTCGCTCGAGTCACCGTTTTTTCCACGGCCCCAGTTAATGGATCGAATATACTGATACGCTCAACTTCTTCATCGAATAACTCTACACGTATTGCTTCACGTTCAGAATCTGCCGGAAAAATATCAATCACATCGCCCCGTACCCTAAAGGTACCTCTCTCAAAGGCAATATCATTACGGCTATATTGGATTTCGGCTAAACGACGCAGGATATCACGCTGGTTCATGATGTCGCCTTGGCGAAAATGCAGTAACATTTTCATATACGAATCCGGATCACCTAAACCGTATATCGCTGATACGCTAGAAACAATTATGACATCCCGACGCTCCATTAACGATTTAGTCGCCGACAAACGCATTTGTTCTATATGCGCATTAATCGAGGCATCTTTTTCGATAAAGGTATCACTAGATGGCACATAGGCCTCAGGTTGGTAGTAGTCATAATATGACACGAAATATTCTACCGCATTATTAGGAAAGAACTCCTTCATCTCTCCGTATAACTGAGCTGCCAACGTCTTATTATGGGCTAATATTAAAGTGGGTCTTTGCACTTCACTAATAATATTGGCCATAGTAAAGGTTTTCCCTGACCCGGTTACCCCAAGTAAGGTTTGAGCGGCAAGACCACTCTCAAGTCCCTCGACTAGCGCCTTAATGGCTTTAGGTTGATCCCCTGCCGGTGAATAGGAAGACGTAAGTTGAAACGGACGAGCCATTGATTACCCTTTTATTGAAAATAGAAACGAAATTACCCAGAGATGCGTTTAGCAATTGTCCGGCTAAACCAGATATATGCTACCGCAGCGGTGAGCACATTAGCCACAATACCCGCAAAAAACATACCTTTGAGGTCAAATAGGTAGCTACCTAGATAGGATATGGGCACAAAAAATACAAACAACCGTAAAACACTCATCAGTAGCGCAGACATTGGCAAATGCATCGCATTAAATGATGAGTTAGTCAAAATCACGATCCCTTGTACGCCATAGCCTAGAGGAACGATCATCAAATAGGCTTGAATAAGATTGATAACCTCTGGCTCTGTGGAGAATAAACGCGCCAGCACACCAGACAACATATAAATCACAACAAATACCAGCAATTGCCAAACCACCACAAAACGTACGCATATTTGATATGCTTTTGACACTCGCAATAAGTTATTAGCCCCATAATTTTGACTAATAAAAGGCGGCAACGACATAGACAAGGCTAAAATAACGATGCTGGCTATCGACTCTAAACGGCCACCCACCCCCCATGCCGCGACTGCACCAGGGCCATACCCGGCAACAACTGCCGTTAAAATTCCACCCGCTATAGGCGTCAGCATATTTGCACCTGCGGCGGGTAAGCCAATCTTTAGTATACCGCCAATGGTACGCCGTAGTTCTTTCAACTTTAATAGACGAGGCAAGATAAGTTGACGTTTGTAGGCTAGTAAATACAAGATGTATATTAGCCCTAATGCCCACGCAATAAGTGTGGCTAGAGCCGCCCCTTGCATCCCCATTGCTGGAATAGGCCCCCAGCCGAATATAAGGATAGGATCTAGGATTACATTTATGAGACCCCCACTTGCCATAATGTAGCTAGGGGTTTTTGTATCGCCTGACGCACGTAAAATACTGTTACCTACCATCGGCATCGCCAAAAATACACCAGCGGCGTACCAGACCACCATATACTCACGAATATGCACTAATAGCCCATCAGTTGCCCCGAGTAAGATGAAAATAGGATCGATAGTTAACAAGCCAACCAAGGCTAGTATAACAGCCAATACAAATGCCAACATTAATGCACCTGTACCAGATTCTTTAGCTTGATCATGGCTATTGCTGCCAAGAAAACGTGCGATTACCGCTGACGTACCTATCCCTAAACCAATATGCAGACTAATTAAAGTAAAAGTAACAGGAAAGGTAAAACTAATAGCTGCTAACTCTTGTGTGCCCAACAAGCCGATAAAAAAGGTATCTACTAATCCAAAGGACATCATCATGACCATGCCTATCAACATAGGAATCGTCATGCTTTTTATTGTTTTACCGATGGGGCTGTTTAACAGGTCGCGGCGCTCTGTTGATGCAGATTTTTGACTCACATTGGGGTTCCCTAAATAACTAGCCGACCATAGTAAGCCAACAAATTACATAAGACTAACGGAAAGCTGTTTCAAAATACGTGCTTGGCTTAGATTGATTTTCATAAAAAATATTCGCTTTGGCGATTCAAGTAAACAGTAATAGGACATGGGTAGATCAATATGTATGCAATTAGTGACGAAAAATAAGCACCCCCTCCATACTCATTATTCTTTTGCGGAGAGATTGATCACTTTCCTGTTACTTTTCGGACAAAAACGGTAGACATAAATTTAGTAATTTCAAGCACTATTTTTATAAAATTAAATTTGCTAATGAAAACAACACACAAGATAAAAACAAGCTGGGTGAAAATCACCCAAGCTAACCTACAAAAGCGCCATATATAGTATAACATCATGATTTATATAGATAAAAATAGAAAAACAAAAGTTTTTCTTAAATCGTATTGACATCGAATCTACTAGGCTTGCGAGAAGCATTGCGAATTCATGCACATAGTTATCCACAGATATAGTGGATAACTATCCCCGCCTCAACAAATCCGTGAACTTGAATGAATAATGCCAGATCACTTGGTAAGTCATCACTAACCTCTTGCAGTCATACGCTAGGTTACACTTTTATTAATTACTGATTATACATACAGTAATCAACAACATTTAAATAACCATTAGTTATATAGGAACCAATTATTGCTCTTTTTCCTATTAGTAAATTTTCTTACATTGATTATCCATATTGGCAGGTGACAGTAATAAGCTGATGATCGCCACCCATTTCGTTTAATCTATTAGCCGAACCACTACCTTCTTACGGCTAATGCTAATTACGTTTAACAAAACGAACAACTCTTGAGCGATTTTGCCGAGTGATTGTACGAATAAAAATCAATTGTGAAATAATCCCGAAAAAAGCTAAAAATAGTTGTAATCGGTGTTGACACCAGACGGTATGCTCATTAATATTCGCCCCCGTTGAAAGGGCCTCACAGGCACTGACTTAATAAGGCAATGTTTTGCTAAAGTTCTTTCAACTAGCGTTAAACGATTCCCCCTTAGCTCAGTTGGTTAGAGCGACGGACTGTTAATCCGCA
This genomic window contains:
- the uvrB gene encoding excinuclease ABC subunit UvrB; this encodes MARPFQLTSSYSPAGDQPKAIKALVEGLESGLAAQTLLGVTGSGKTFTMANIISEVQRPTLILAHNKTLAAQLYGEMKEFFPNNAVEYFVSYYDYYQPEAYVPSSDTFIEKDASINAHIEQMRLSATKSLMERRDVIIVSSVSAIYGLGDPDSYMKMLLHFRQGDIMNQRDILRRLAEIQYSRNDIAFERGTFRVRGDVIDIFPADSEREAIRVELFDEEVERISIFDPLTGAVEKTVTRATIFPKTHYVTPREKIVDAIEHIKVELKERKAQLLSVNKLVEEQRLSQRCQFDMEMMQELGYCSGIENYSRYLSGRTPGDPPPTLIDYFPSDGLLFIDESHVTVSQIGAMYKGDRSRKETLVEYGFRLPSALDNRPLKFEEFEQIAPQTIYVSATPGKYELAKTPDDIVEQVVRPTGLIDPEIEIRPVGTQVDDLLSEIEKCVALNERVLVTTLTKRMSEDLSEYLDEHNVKARYLHSDIDTVERIEIIRDLRLGKFDVLVGINLLREGLDMPEVSLVAILDADKEGFLRSDRSLIQTMGRAARHINGRAILYADRITGSMQRAIDETDRRREKQREHNKKHNIVPTQLNKPITDIMDVGEGGGQGKVLLRKVAESGKKYNGLTVPELMKNIAELEKKMFQLAKDLEFEQAASMRDEVEMLRQKLVDIS
- a CDS encoding MATE family efflux transporter, with translation MSQKSASTERRDLLNSPIGKTIKSMTIPMLIGMVMMMSFGLVDTFFIGLLGTQELAAISFTFPVTFTLISLHIGLGIGTSAVIARFLGSNSHDQAKESGTGALMLAFVLAVILALVGLLTIDPIFILLGATDGLLVHIREYMVVWYAAGVFLAMPMVGNSILRASGDTKTPSYIMASGGLINVILDPILIFGWGPIPAMGMQGAALATLIAWALGLIYILYLLAYKRQLILPRLLKLKELRRTIGGILKIGLPAAGANMLTPIAGGILTAVVAGYGPGAVAAWGVGGRLESIASIVILALSMSLPPFISQNYGANNLLRVSKAYQICVRFVVVWQLLVFVVIYMLSGVLARLFSTEPEVINLIQAYLMIVPLGYGVQGIVILTNSSFNAMHLPMSALLMSVLRLFVFFVPISYLGSYLFDLKGMFFAGIVANVLTAAVAYIWFSRTIAKRISG